AGTAAATCAGCTTATCTATGCTCCTACATCTGGAAGGATTGTCTGGTCAGTTTCTGAAGGCGATGTTGTTGCTGTTGGAGGGGGTGTTGCTAAAATTTATGATGCTAATGAAGCTGTCCCTGAAAGCGCTATAGAGAACACTTCTTCTAGCGAATCTGTAGATGCTGAGATTATCTGCTTCCCAAGATCTAAAGCTCACGAACCTCCTGCGGAGGGGAAAACTTTTGTTCCCTTACGTGATAAAATTCAAAATGCCCCACAGCCTGCAGGATCTAAAAATGAGGTTCGTGAGCATATGTCTTCTATACGCAAAACGATTTCTCGACGTTTAGTTTCTGCTCTTCATGAATCGGCAATGTTAACCACATTCAACGAGATTCATATGACGCCTCTTATGAAACTCCGCAAGGAGAAACAAGAGAGCTTTTCTTCTCGTTATAATGTGAAATTAGGCTTGATGTCTTTCTTCATAAAAGCAGTGATTGAAGGGTTAAAAGCTTATCCTCGTGTGAATGCCTATATTGAAGGGGATGAAATCGTCTACCGTCAATATTATGATATTTCTATTGCTGTAGGCACAGAGCGCGGTCTTGTTGTTCCCGTGATTCGTGATTGTGATAAACTCTCTAGTGGGGACATTGAAGTAAAACTTGCAGATTTGGCAGGCAGAGCTCGCGATGGCCAGATTTCTATTCCTGAGTTAGAAGGAGGAAGCTTCACCATTACTAATGGTGGTGTTTACGGCTCTTTACTTTCTACGCCTATTATTAATCCTCCTCAAGTGGGGATATTAGGAATGCATAAAATAGAAAAACGTCCCGTGGTTCTTGATAATACCATCGTTATTGCAGATATGATGTATGTAGCTTTTAGCTATGATCATCGTATGATTGATGGTAAGGAAGCTGTAGGCTTTCTTATCAAAATCAAAGATGCCATAGAACAACCTGAAACTCTTTTAGATTTATAGGTTGTTATCTAGGAAGAAGAAGAACAGCGGTAACGTTGTTCTTTTTTATTGGTGTATCTATCACACTAGGTTCTGGATGGTTATTGCGATAGCGAGAAGAAAAGAAAATTTCATGTTCGGTATACGTACACCTTTCAGAAATAGTTATTTTAGAACTAGAGATCCCTAAATCTAATAGTTGCTTTCTCGCTATAGAGGGAAAGTCCATGTGATTTTCTTGCGGCATAAAAGCAAAGAAGCTAGGGGGAAAAAGCTCCCTATAATCAGGATAAATAGCGTAATCAGGTCCTAAAGAAGGTCCGACAACAACAATTAAATCTTGAGGGCGGGAGTTGTAGATTCGTTTTAACGTCGCTACTGTCACAGCATAGATATTCCCGACCAGTCCTCGCCACCCACAATGTACATTAGCAACAACATGTTTTTCGGGATCATAAAAGATGGCCGGTTGGCAATCAGAATGGCGGATATGTAGGGAAATTAGAGGATCCTCGGTATACAATCCATCTGCAGGGCATCCTGCAGGGGTTGTATACGTAGCGTGGCGTAAGCTGGTGCCATGCACTTGATGGAGATCGCAAAAACGTTCAGCGCCTAAAGCTTGGCGAATCTGCTCGTTTTTAGGAACGTAGACATAACCCTCAGCATCTTTTTGTTTTGGGAACAATCCATGACGCAAAGGGAGGTCAGAGAGCTCTGGAAAAGTCAGGGTAATTAGATCATTATCAGAAGTTGATTGTCTCATAGCTCCAAAAATATATTATTCGGGATCTTTCCATACACCATGTTCTTGCAAAAGACGAACGAGTTCTTCTTCGGCATCTTCCATGGGAATATGCGCTTTCACGCATGTGTGTTTTACATAGAGATCGATCATCCCAGTTTTCGACCCTACAAATCCGAAATCAGAATCAGCCATTTCTCCAGGGCCATTAACAATACATCCCATAACAGCGATTTTTAATCCTACAAGATGTTTTGTTTTTTCGCGAATGCGTGTTGTTACTTCGGGGAGATCGAAAAGCGTTCTCCCACATCCAGGACAGGAAATGTATTCTGTTTTCACTAAACGTACCCCAGCACTTTGTAAAGTACTAAAGGCGATTTCTCGAACAGTAGGTAAAGAAACATTGGGAAGGTCTAAAATCACAGCTTCACCTAAACCATCGAGAAGTAAAGCACCAAATTCCGTAGCTATAGATACAGCTGCTTCAAATTCATCATCAAGATCTTTTGAAAATACTAACTTCACAGGTTGCTCGTTACTCTGTTTCTTCTCGAAAAACTCTCTTGTGCTATGAATAAACGGAGGTGTAGCATGACAGTGAACAAAAGGCGCGCTTAAGACCTGCTCACTATTCCAAATTTCTTCATTATGATTGTAAAGACAGGGGACTTCATGATGATGGAAAACCAATAAATGCTCTTTTAATTTTTCAATAACAGAAGTTCCTATAAAGCTTTTTGGAACAATGATCCCATCGGGAGCTGTGAAGTCTTTTTTCCCATTTGTAGGGTTAATACCCAACTGTTCGAGCAACTTCTCCACGGTATTGTTTAAAAGATGCTCTTTCATAAGCTTAATAAATACACCGTAAACAGAGCCCCAAGGGGTGGCTTTAGTGATTTTCTTTGAGGCATTAACGAAGGTTTCAGAATTTTCTAAAGCGAATGGATTCTCTTTTTTCGGAAGATCAAGATATGTTGTGGTATGTTTTAATAAACTTTCACAAACAGGAATTTCTGTAGTAGGACATCCTGTTAATGAACAACGAATCGTATCTCCCAACCCTTCTGTAAGGAGCGTGCCAATCCCTACTGCAGACTTAATAATTCCATCCAAACCTATCCCTGCTTCCGTAACTCCTAGATGCAGAGGATAATGCCAACCACGAGCATCGAGATCTTTTGCCAGCTGACGGTAGGCAGCAACCATAACTTTCGGATTGCTAGACTTCATAGAGAAAACAACATCGCGATAGCCAAGTTTTTCACATACTTCAATATATTCAAGAGCAGAAACTACCATCCCCTCTATAGTGTCGCCGTAACGTTGCATAACACGTTCCGAAAGAGAACCATGATTCACACCTAT
The Chlamydia caviae GPIC genome window above contains:
- the sucB gene encoding dihydrolipoyllysine-residue succinyltransferase encodes the protein MITEVRIPNVAESISEVTIASLLVTSESLVQENQGIMEIESDKVNQLIYAPTSGRIVWSVSEGDVVAVGGGVAKIYDANEAVPESAIENTSSSESVDAEIICFPRSKAHEPPAEGKTFVPLRDKIQNAPQPAGSKNEVREHMSSIRKTISRRLVSALHESAMLTTFNEIHMTPLMKLRKEKQESFSSRYNVKLGLMSFFIKAVIEGLKAYPRVNAYIEGDEIVYRQYYDISIAVGTERGLVVPVIRDCDKLSSGDIEVKLADLAGRARDGQISIPELEGGSFTITNGGVYGSLLSTPIINPPQVGILGMHKIEKRPVVLDNTIVIADMMYVAFSYDHRMIDGKEAVGFLIKIKDAIEQPETLLDL
- the pgeF gene encoding peptidoglycan editing factor PgeF, whose amino-acid sequence is MRQSTSDNDLITLTFPELSDLPLRHGLFPKQKDAEGYVYVPKNEQIRQALGAERFCDLHQVHGTSLRHATYTTPAGCPADGLYTEDPLISLHIRHSDCQPAIFYDPEKHVVANVHCGWRGLVGNIYAVTVATLKRIYNSRPQDLIVVVGPSLGPDYAIYPDYRELFPPSFFAFMPQENHMDFPSIARKQLLDLGISSSKITISERCTYTEHEIFFSSRYRNNHPEPSVIDTPIKKNNVTAVLLLPR
- a CDS encoding 4-hydroxy-3-methylbut-2-en-1-yl diphosphate synthase — its product is MVISPSKKQAARRHTHSVKIGNLYVGSEHSIKMQSMTTTPTADVEATVTQICALVEAKCEIARVTVQGIKEAQACEHIKERLLSMGIAIPLVADIHFFPQAAMHVADFVDKVRINPGNFVDKRNMFTGKTYTDKNYADSLLRLEEKFTPLVEKCKRLGKAMRIGVNHGSLSERVMQRYGDTIEGMVVSALEYIEVCEKLGYRDVVFSMKSSNPKVMVAAYRQLAKDLDARGWHYPLHLGVTEAGIGLDGIIKSAVGIGTLLTEGLGDTIRCSLTGCPTTEIPVCESLLKHTTTYLDLPKKENPFALENSETFVNASKKITKATPWGSVYGVFIKLMKEHLLNNTVEKLLEQLGINPTNGKKDFTAPDGIIVPKSFIGTSVIEKLKEHLLVFHHHEVPCLYNHNEEIWNSEQVLSAPFVHCHATPPFIHSTREFFEKKQSNEQPVKLVFSKDLDDEFEAAVSIATEFGALLLDGLGEAVILDLPNVSLPTVREIAFSTLQSAGVRLVKTEYISCPGCGRTLFDLPEVTTRIREKTKHLVGLKIAVMGCIVNGPGEMADSDFGFVGSKTGMIDLYVKHTCVKAHIPMEDAEEELVRLLQEHGVWKDPE